Genomic DNA from Lactococcus garvieae:
AATAACTTTAATATATTGAGGATTTTTTGGATTTATCTCAATCTTTTCGCGCAAGTGTCGGATATGTACCGAAACTGTTTTACTTGCCTGAAAGGCTGGTTCTTCCCAAACTTTTTCATAAATTTTATCCGAGCTAAAAACTTGGTCCAAGTGTGTAATCAAGAGATGTAAAATCTTATATTCTATAGCTGTCAAAGTAATCGCTCGTCCGTCAATCGTTGCTTTCTTTTGTTGTGTATCAAGCACTAAACCGCCATTCTGATAATTATTTTCTGTCACAGACTTTGTTAACTTCTGATTCTCTAAACCACCAAAACGCGCATACCGACGTAAAGCGGCATCTACACGCGCTAATAATTCTATTGGATTAAAAGGTTTACTGACATAATCATCAGCACCCATTTTTAATCCCAGAATGCGGTCTGTATCTTCTGATTTGGCAGACAAAAAGATTATGGGAAGATTAGAAGTTTCACGTATCTTCACAGCTGTAGAAATCCCATCCAAAACAGGCATCATCACATCAAGCAAAAGTAAGTGGACTTCATTTTGAGAGATTACTTCCAATGCTTCTTTTCCGTTACTGGCTAATAAAACCTTATAATCATCTTGTTCCATATATATTTTCAAAGCATTTTGGATGTCTTTATCATCATCACATACTAAAACTGTATAAACCATAGTCTTTCTTCAAGCCCTTCCTCTCTTCTATTTTATCATTTTTTCTTCTATGCTCAGATTCATTTCTATTCCGTCTCTTTCCAGCTGGTAATCACGTATCCGCCAGTATTATCACTCGAAATTTCATATTCTTCATCATGTGGAATCTGCAATTGATTGTTCGTAGGAATCTCATAACGAACTGTATAGCTCTGCCCATCTTTATTAAAATTATAGCCGCCGCTCTTTTTGAGCATATTTATATATTCTTCAAGGACAAGGTGGTGTTCCGACATGTACTGTGCATGAATCTTTCCCACATAGCGAAAATGCCAAGGTTCATTTGTAATACCCGTTACCTGAGTTTTATCTCCTGGATAGCGCAAGATAAAACCATATTTCCAAGCATTTTCAATTAGGTATTTTGATTGTGGTGAATTTTCAACATTCGCTACGTTTTGGATAGCAATATCCGCAGCTAAAGCTGTTTCATGTTCACTATGACCTGGTTTTTGAACATACGACTTGTCAGCTGTATTAAGATAAAGTTGACTCTGTTCATCAGCACTTCGATAGCCACTATTAAGAACAAGCTCCCCACCTACTGTATTTCGTGTGTCGTTGAGAAGACCAGAAACAGCGGATAATACATCTGCTCTCAGCAGAAGTCCATTGCTACTGCTCGCTAAACTTTGTCCTACTTCTGCGGAATCAAAAGCATAGTCACTATTAACCAGCTGCAAATTTTTTGTGTCTACAATATCTGAGAGATTAACCGTTTCAGTCGTTACTTTTTCTTGCTTTACGACTTCTTGTTGCACTACAGACTTTCGAGCAGCCGAAGTCTCTGCAATAGGTCGATTATAAAATGAATGAAATCCTAAAACGGCAATGATGATTAAAATTAAAGGTAGAATGACTAAATAATCTTTTCTTTTTCTCGCCTTATTCTTGCGTAACATAAAAACTCCTTTGTGATTACTATAAGCATAGTTTAACAAAGGAGTTCTAAGTTTTTTCGATTGAATTGTTAAGATTTGTCAAAGAATGGAGTTTTTAACATGTTACAAACACATAAATCCCACTTTTTTACATAGAAATAACAAAAAAACTCCTTCCCAAGTTACTTTGGTAAGAAGTTTAGTAAATTTATTTGAGATTAATCCTCTGTATACCAGTCATAGTGGAAGATTCCATCCATGTCTGTACGTTCGTATGTATGTGCGCCGAAGTGCCACTTTTCTTGGCGCTTCAGCGCTTAGAAAGAGTGGTCAACGCAGTGAGCACAGCGAACGGAGACTGAGCGGAAAGCTCAGCGAGGCACGATTAGTCTTCTGTGTACCAGTCGTAGTGGAAGATACCTTCCATGTCTGTACGTTCGTATGTATGTGCGCCGAAGTGCCACTTTTCTTGGCGCTTTAGCGCTTAGAAAGAGTGGATAGCGCAGTGAGCACAGCGAACGGAGACTGAGCGGAAAGCTTAGCGAGGCTTACGATTAGTCTTCTGTATACCAATCATAGTGGAAGATCCCATCCATGTCTGTACGTTCGTATGTATGTGTGCCGAAGTGCCACTTTTCTTGGCGCTTTAGCGCTTAGAAAGAGTGGACAGCGCAGTGAGCACAGCGAACGGAGACTGAGCGGAAAGCTCAGCGAGGCTTACGATTAGTCTTCTGTATACCAATCATAGTGGAAGATTCCATCCATGTCTGTACGTTCGTATGTATGTGCGCCGAAGTAGTCACGTTGTGCTTGAATCAAATTAGCTGGCAAGTTTGCTGAGCGATAGCTGTCATAATAGCTGATTGCACTTGTGAAAGTTGGTACTGGAATACCTGCTTGTACAGCAAGGCTTACTACATCACGTACTGCAGCTTGGTAGCGTTTTGTGATATCGATGAAATACTCATCCAAAAGAAGATTTTCAAGGTTAGCATCTTTGTCAAAAGCATCTGTGATGTTTTGCAAGAATTCGGCACGGATGATACATCCTGCACGCCAGATTTGCGCGATTGTACCATAAGGAAGGTCCCAATCGTATTCTTTAGAAGCTTGACGCAGTTGAGCGAAACCTTGTGCGTAACTCATGATTTTTGAGAAGTAAAGTGCTTGACGGATTTTTTCAACAATTTCAGATTTATCGCCTGAGAATGTTGCTTCCGGTCCTGATAAGACAGTGCTTGCCTTAACACGCTCATCTTTGTAAGTTGAGATGAAGCGTGCAAAAACTGATTCAGTAATCAATGGCAATGGCACGCCAAGGTCAAGCGAACTTTGTGACGTCCATTTACCTGTACCTTTGTTTCCTGCTTTATCAAGAATCTTGTCGATGATATAACCGTCTGTTCCTTGGTCATCTTTACGCTTAAGAACTTCTTTTGTAATTTCGATAAGGTAGCTGTCCAACTCCCCTTCATTCCACTCTTCAAAGATAGATTGGATTTCAGCGTTATCAAGACCAAGTATGCGTTTCAAAAGGTCATAAGATTCTGCAATAAGTTGCATATCTCCATACTCGATACCATTGTGGACCATTTTTACATAGTGACCTGCACCATTAGGGCCCATATAAGCCACACATGGTTTACCATCTTGTGGTGCTTTACCTGCGATTTGTTCAAAGATTGGAGCAATCAAATCATAAGCTTCTTTTTGACCACCAGGCATGATTGAAGGACCTTCAAGCGCACCTTTTTCGCCTCCTGAAACACCTGTACCGATAAAGTTAATCCCAGAGTCTGCGAGTTCTGCATTACGACGCATTGTATCGGGGAAATGTGTATTTCCGCCATCAATCAAGATGTCACCTTCATCCAAATGTGGTAAAAGCGATTGGATTGTTGCATCTGTTGCTGGCCCAGCTTGTACCATGAGCATGATACGACGTGGTTTTTCAATCGCAGCTACAAATTCTTCAATTGTTTTAGTCAAAACAAAATTTTTGTCTGGATGTTCCGCTACAACTTCTTCAGTCTTTGCAGTCGTACGGTTAAAAAGGGCTACCGTATATCCACGTGATTCAACATTGAGGGCTAAGTTTTTCCCCATTACGGCCATACCGACTACGCCAAAGTTAGCTTGAGTCATTATAAATCCTCCGATTTTTAATTTTTGATAGAACTATTATAACGCAATTTCTTTACAAAAGCTTATTTAAACACTGTAAAACTTTTACAAAAATAAAAACTGTCCTCAGACAGCTTTATTTTTACCATTCTGTTTCTGAAAGGTCCTTCGCTTTTTTTTCAAGTTTTTCTGCTTCTTCAGAAATTTCACCAAAATCAACGTTTTCATCGATTGCTGTTTCAGTGTCATCCTTAACTTCTTCAGCTTTATCGACTGCTTTATCAACATTGTCGTTCAGTTTTTCTTTAAATTCTGCTGTTTTTTCGACTACTTCATCAGTAATTTCTGATTCATTTTCATCAAAAAGCTCTTCTGTACCTTCTTTAGCTTGATTGATTTTATCTACAATCGCATCACGTGTGCTATTGAAAAATTCAATTACGGACTCTTTAGAAAGTTCACCTGAGTCAACTTTTTCTTTAATCAAATCACGCTTGCTTGTCAAGTACTCTTTTGCAGAATCTGCTGAGATTTCGCCTGAGTCAAAGCGTTCTTTAATATCGTTGAACTTATCCGCTGAAAGGTCACGCAAATTATTAATTGCGGCTTCTGGATCGTCCTTGAAGTCATCATACATTTTGCTCGCGTCTTCACGCATTTCGCTTCCTTTTTTAGGGGCGAAAAACAGAG
This window encodes:
- a CDS encoding response regulator transcription factor, whose amino-acid sequence is MVYTVLVCDDDKDIQNALKIYMEQDDYKVLLASNGKEALEVISQNEVHLLLLDVMMPVLDGISTAVKIRETSNLPIIFLSAKSEDTDRILGLKMGADDYVSKPFNPIELLARVDAALRRYARFGGLENQKLTKSVTENNYQNGGLVLDTQQKKATIDGRAITLTAIEYKILHLLITHLDQVFSSDKIYEKVWEEPAFQASKTVSVHIRHLREKIEINPKNPQYIKVIYGLGYKMVKIK
- a CDS encoding M15 family metallopeptidase; translated protein: MLRKNKARKRKDYLVILPLILIIIAVLGFHSFYNRPIAETSAARKSVVQQEVVKQEKVTTETVNLSDIVDTKNLQLVNSDYAFDSAEVGQSLASSSNGLLLRADVLSAVSGLLNDTRNTVGGELVLNSGYRSADEQSQLYLNTADKSYVQKPGHSEHETALAADIAIQNVANVENSPQSKYLIENAWKYGFILRYPGDKTQVTGITNEPWHFRYVGKIHAQYMSEHHLVLEEYINMLKKSGGYNFNKDGQSYTVRYEIPTNNQLQIPHDEEYEISSDNTGGYVITSWKETE
- the gndA gene encoding NADP-dependent phosphogluconate dehydrogenase, coding for MTQANFGVVGMAVMGKNLALNVESRGYTVALFNRTTAKTEEVVAEHPDKNFVLTKTIEEFVAAIEKPRRIMLMVQAGPATDATIQSLLPHLDEGDILIDGGNTHFPDTMRRNAELADSGINFIGTGVSGGEKGALEGPSIMPGGQKEAYDLIAPIFEQIAGKAPQDGKPCVAYMGPNGAGHYVKMVHNGIEYGDMQLIAESYDLLKRILGLDNAEIQSIFEEWNEGELDSYLIEITKEVLKRKDDQGTDGYIIDKILDKAGNKGTGKWTSQSSLDLGVPLPLITESVFARFISTYKDERVKASTVLSGPEATFSGDKSEIVEKIRQALYFSKIMSYAQGFAQLRQASKEYDWDLPYGTIAQIWRAGCIIRAEFLQNITDAFDKDANLENLLLDEYFIDITKRYQAAVRDVVSLAVQAGIPVPTFTSAISYYDSYRSANLPANLIQAQRDYFGAHTYERTDMDGIFHYDWYTED
- a CDS encoding YtxH domain-containing protein encodes the protein MSKKSGFLAGALIGAAAALFFAPKKGSEMREDASKMYDDFKDDPEAAINNLRDLSADKFNDIKERFDSGEISADSAKEYLTSKRDLIKEKVDSGELSKESVIEFFNSTRDAIVDKINQAKEGTEELFDENESEITDEVVEKTAEFKEKLNDNVDKAVDKAEEVKDDTETAIDENVDFGEISEEAEKLEKKAKDLSETEW